One Fusobacterium ulcerans DNA segment encodes these proteins:
- the porA gene encoding 2-ketoisovalerate ferredoxin oxidoreductase subunit alpha, whose translation MSIRERMSGNEAIAIAMRQINPDVVPAFPITPSTEIPQYFSQYVADGSVDSEFIPVESEHSAMSAAMGSQAAGARTMTATSSCGLALMWEMLYVVSSARLPVTLACVNRALTGPININADHSDSMGARDAGWIQLYSETNQEAYDNMLQANRIGEHPDVQLPVMVCQDGFITSHAVENIELLEDDKAKAFVGEYNPEDYLLNAKRPTAVGPYDIVSYYMEHKVSQAHAMMNAKKVILEVAAEYEKLTGRKYGLFEEYKLDDAEVAIVVINSTAGTAKAAIEEMRKEGKKVGLLKIRVFRPFPMEEIAQALKNVKMVAVMDKCEGFSAAGGPVFAEVRSALYDCSPRPKMINYVYGLGGRDITVNHIKEIFNTLLAEKDQEVKDTYRHFGVRG comes from the coding sequence ATGAGTATAAGAGAAAGAATGTCAGGAAACGAAGCTATTGCAATAGCAATGAGACAAATAAATCCAGATGTAGTGCCTGCTTTTCCAATCACTCCATCGACAGAAATACCACAATATTTCTCTCAATATGTTGCTGATGGTTCAGTAGACAGTGAATTTATTCCAGTGGAATCAGAGCACAGCGCTATGTCAGCTGCAATGGGATCACAGGCAGCAGGAGCAAGAACTATGACTGCTACTTCATCATGCGGACTTGCATTGATGTGGGAAATGCTTTATGTAGTATCTTCAGCAAGATTACCTGTAACTTTAGCTTGTGTAAACAGAGCCCTTACAGGACCTATCAATATCAATGCAGATCATAGTGACTCTATGGGTGCAAGAGATGCTGGATGGATTCAGCTATATAGTGAAACAAACCAAGAAGCTTATGATAATATGCTTCAAGCTAACAGAATAGGAGAGCATCCAGATGTTCAGCTTCCTGTAATGGTATGTCAAGATGGATTTATCACAAGCCACGCTGTTGAAAATATAGAATTATTAGAAGATGACAAAGCTAAAGCTTTTGTTGGAGAATACAACCCAGAAGATTATCTTCTAAATGCAAAAAGACCTACAGCAGTAGGACCATATGATATCGTTTCTTACTATATGGAACATAAAGTAAGTCAAGCTCATGCTATGATGAATGCTAAAAAAGTAATTCTTGAAGTAGCAGCAGAGTATGAAAAACTTACTGGAAGAAAATATGGACTATTTGAAGAATATAAATTGGACGATGCAGAAGTAGCAATAGTAGTTATCAACTCAACTGCTGGAACAGCTAAAGCAGCTATAGAAGAAATGAGAAAAGAAGGTAAAAAAGTTGGACTTCTAAAAATCAGAGTATTCAGACCATTCCCTATGGAAGAAATAGCACAAGCGCTTAAAAATGTAAAAATGGTAGCAGTAATGGATAAATGTGAAGGATTCTCAGCAGCTGGAGGACCAGTTTTTGCAGAGGTAAGATCAGCACTTTATGACTGTAGCCCAAGACCTAAAATGATCAACTATGTATACGGACTTGGAGGAAGAGATATAACTGTAAATCATATAAAAGAGATCTTTAATACTCTATTGGCAGAGAAAGATCAAGAAGTAAAAGATACATATAGACATTTTGGTGTAAGAGGGTAG
- a CDS encoding 2-oxoacid:acceptor oxidoreductase family protein, with protein MKEIFEIRWHGRGGQGAKTASLLLADAAFSGGMFVQGFPEYGPERMGAPITAYNRISKERVTVHSNIYEPDFVVVVDETLIESVDVTKGLKEDGAIIINSSKPASEFKALLKGYKGRVCTCDARTISEETLGKNFPNTPMLGAVVKVSGVMEEKAFLEAMENSFAHKFASKPEVLKGNMAALVRSMNEVKE; from the coding sequence ATGAAAGAAATTTTTGAAATAAGATGGCATGGAAGAGGAGGTCAAGGAGCTAAAACAGCTTCTTTACTATTGGCAGATGCAGCATTCAGTGGTGGAATGTTCGTTCAAGGGTTCCCAGAATATGGACCTGAGAGAATGGGTGCTCCTATTACAGCTTACAATCGTATCTCTAAAGAAAGAGTTACTGTTCATTCTAACATTTATGAACCTGATTTCGTAGTTGTTGTTGATGAAACTCTTATCGAAAGTGTAGATGTTACTAAAGGTCTTAAAGAGGATGGAGCTATCATTATCAATAGTTCTAAACCTGCTTCTGAATTTAAAGCTCTTTTAAAAGGATACAAAGGAAGAGTATGTACTTGTGATGCAAGAACTATTTCTGAGGAAACTCTTGGTAAGAACTTCCCTAACACTCCTATGCTTGGAGCAGTAGTAAAAGTAAGTGGAGTTATGGAAGAGAAAGCTTTCCTTGAAGCAATGGAAAACTCTTTTGCGCACAAATTTGCAAGTAAACCAGAAGTACTAAAAGGAAATATGGCTGCATTAGTACGTTCTATGAATGAGGTGAAAGAATAA
- a CDS encoding sensor domain-containing diguanylate cyclase translates to MKKHILLKTNIILCLIIFAGFLGITSTSYNTYKKVLEDDVENISKLTSSTLYSKIDGKLIEPLFVAQTMANDTFLKSWLKHEKENINNNEYKEVVEEYLYAIKEKYGYDSAFLISAGTNIYYFYDGINKIVNEENEHDIWYYNFINKNKPYMLNIDYDEVNNETLTIFVDCRVENKEGKLLGVVGVGIKMDHLQKLLKSYEDEFDLNAFLTDKNGLIKVDTDSENIEMVNLFEDEKLSKVKCDIFTEHSNAKIHWYGKNKMCSCLIVQYIPNLEWYLVVEKNTQVIRDSFHSLLKKDIAISSLILVLLMALSSYIIKRYNHKLFVLSKMDELTGLPNSDALEMRFLLEENKWAEKGTILFLLDVDDFKIINDTKGHIFGNTILTNIGEIVGKMTKSYGMSVRWGGDEFVGTISLPLEESRVLIEEIMEEVYKTCLKDGWKVTLSIGITDIKKNSKLNDLIEEADRAMYFSKCSGKNKITYYEDIK, encoded by the coding sequence ATGAAGAAGCATATTTTGCTGAAGACCAATATAATACTCTGTTTGATAATATTTGCTGGTTTTTTAGGAATAACATCAACAAGTTATAATACTTATAAAAAGGTATTAGAAGATGATGTTGAAAATATTTCAAAACTTACTTCATCAACTTTATATTCAAAAATAGATGGGAAATTAATAGAACCTCTTTTTGTAGCCCAAACTATGGCTAATGACACTTTTTTGAAGAGCTGGCTGAAACATGAAAAAGAAAATATAAATAATAATGAATATAAAGAAGTCGTTGAAGAATACTTATATGCTATCAAGGAAAAATATGGATATGATTCTGCATTTCTTATTTCTGCTGGAACAAATATTTATTACTTTTATGATGGAATAAATAAGATAGTTAATGAAGAGAATGAACATGATATATGGTATTATAATTTTATAAATAAAAATAAGCCATATATGCTGAATATAGATTATGATGAAGTAAACAATGAAACTCTTACAATATTTGTTGATTGTCGAGTAGAAAATAAAGAAGGAAAACTTTTAGGGGTAGTAGGAGTAGGGATTAAAATGGACCATCTTCAAAAGCTTTTGAAAAGTTATGAAGATGAATTTGATTTAAATGCTTTTTTGACTGATAAAAATGGTTTGATAAAAGTGGATACAGACTCAGAAAACATAGAAATGGTAAATCTTTTTGAAGATGAAAAACTCTCTAAAGTAAAATGTGATATTTTTACAGAGCACTCAAATGCCAAGATTCATTGGTATGGAAAAAATAAAATGTGCAGTTGTTTAATTGTGCAGTATATACCTAATCTTGAATGGTATTTAGTAGTAGAAAAGAACACTCAAGTTATAAGAGATTCTTTTCATTCTCTTCTTAAAAAAGATATAGCTATATCTTCCTTAATACTTGTATTGCTGATGGCATTAAGCAGTTATATTATCAAACGATATAATCATAAGCTTTTTGTACTTTCAAAAATGGATGAACTTACAGGGCTTCCAAATTCAGATGCTTTGGAAATGCGTTTTCTATTGGAAGAAAATAAATGGGCAGAAAAAGGAACTATATTATTCTTACTTGATGTAGATGATTTTAAAATTATTAATGACACTAAAGGACATATATTTGGGAATACTATTTTGACTAATATAGGAGAGATAGTTGGTAAAATGACTAAGAGCTATGGAATGAGTGTGAGATGGGGTGGAGATGAATTTGTTGGAACGATATCTCTTCCACTGGAAGAATCAAGAGTGCTGATAGAAGAAATAATGGAGGAAGTTTATAAAACATGCCTTAAAGATGGATGGAAAGTTACATTAAGTATAGGAATAACTGATATTAAAAAAAATAGCAAATTAAATGATTTAATTGAAGAAGCAGATAGAGCTATGTATTTTTCTAAATGTTCTGGAAAAAATAAAATAACTTACTATGAAGATATAAAATAA
- a CDS encoding 4Fe-4S binding protein — protein MKNKAGVPITEDISWRDITPGGVVYEAGSAQHFRTGDWRSMKPVLLRDKCIDCLLCVPCCPDSAIPVKDGKRLDFDMDHCKGCGICVKACPFKAIELIKE, from the coding sequence ATGAAAAATAAAGCTGGTGTACCAATTACTGAAGATATTAGCTGGAGAGATATAACTCCTGGTGGAGTGGTTTATGAAGCTGGAAGTGCTCAGCACTTCAGAACTGGAGACTGGAGATCAATGAAGCCAGTTCTTTTGAGAGATAAATGTATTGACTGTCTTTTATGTGTTCCTTGCTGCCCAGATTCAGCGATACCTGTAAAAGATGGAAAGAGATTAGATTTCGATATGGATCATTGCAAAGGATGTGGAATCTGCGTTAAAGCATGTCCATTCAAAGCAATAGAATTGATAAAAGAGTAG
- the ilvA gene encoding threonine ammonia-lyase: MAVTLETIKKAKETIEHSIKRTPLIECPTLEKELGGKVLFKLENLQKTGSFKLRGALNRIANLTEEEKKKGVIASSAGNHAQGIALGATAQGIKSTIVMPETAPIAKVAATKGYGAEVVLCGSVYDDAFAKACEIQKETGAIFLHPFDDDYVISGQGTIGLEILEDAIDIDTVLVPIGGGGILAGIATAIKSINPSVRIIGVESANAASMTEALAKGECCEVCATPTIADGIAVKKVGCKTLELVKQYVDEVVTVTEDEIARAILFLMEKSKVVAEGAGATPLAAILAGKVECKGKKTCAVVSGGNIDVNLIERVLNRALINAGRRYEFKVKVHDRFGETEKLLSLITQNRANILFITQSMYNVELGITMQEVTLVIECSDMAHRDAVKAKIIEAGYDIH, from the coding sequence ATGGCAGTAACACTAGAAACCATCAAAAAAGCAAAGGAAACTATCGAGCATTCGATAAAAAGAACACCTTTAATAGAGTGCCCTACACTAGAGAAAGAACTTGGAGGAAAAGTTTTATTCAAGCTTGAAAATCTTCAAAAAACTGGATCATTTAAATTAAGAGGAGCTTTAAACAGAATAGCTAACTTAACAGAAGAAGAAAAGAAAAAAGGAGTAATAGCTTCATCAGCTGGAAACCATGCACAAGGAATAGCTTTAGGAGCAACAGCGCAAGGGATAAAATCAACAATAGTAATGCCAGAAACTGCACCAATAGCAAAAGTAGCAGCAACAAAAGGATATGGAGCAGAAGTAGTATTATGCGGAAGTGTATATGATGATGCTTTTGCAAAAGCATGTGAGATCCAAAAAGAGACAGGAGCAATATTCCTACACCCATTTGATGATGACTATGTAATCTCAGGACAAGGAACTATTGGATTAGAAATATTAGAAGATGCGATAGATATAGATACAGTTCTTGTTCCTATCGGAGGAGGAGGAATCCTTGCAGGAATAGCAACAGCAATAAAATCTATCAATCCATCAGTGAGAATAATCGGAGTAGAATCAGCAAATGCTGCATCAATGACAGAAGCTTTAGCAAAGGGAGAATGTTGTGAAGTATGTGCAACACCAACAATAGCAGATGGAATAGCAGTAAAAAAAGTTGGATGCAAAACTCTTGAATTAGTAAAACAATATGTAGATGAAGTAGTAACAGTAACAGAAGATGAAATAGCAAGAGCAATATTATTTTTGATGGAAAAAAGTAAAGTAGTTGCAGAGGGAGCAGGGGCAACACCTTTAGCAGCGATACTTGCAGGAAAAGTTGAATGTAAAGGTAAAAAGACTTGTGCAGTAGTATCTGGAGGAAATATAGATGTAAACCTTATTGAGAGAGTACTGAACAGAGCTTTAATCAATGCAGGAAGAAGATATGAATTTAAAGTAAAAGTACATGACAGATTTGGAGAAACTGAAAAATTATTAAGTTTGATAACTCAAAATAGAGCAAATATACTTTTCATAACACAAAGTATGTATAATGTAGAATTAGGAATCACAATGCAGGAAGTAACACTTGTAATAGAGTGTAGTGACATGGCTCATAGAGATGCTGTAAAGGCCAAAATTATAGAAGCAGGATATGACATTCACTAA
- a CDS encoding thiamine pyrophosphate-dependent enzyme, whose translation MAYNFKKEMEKPERLTGGHRMCAGCGAPVAVRGVLRALKEEDEAVICSATSCLEVSTFLYPYTAWKDSFIHSAFENAAATISGAQTAYKVLKKKGKIDESYKFIAFGGDGGTYDIGFQSLSGAMERGHDMVYVCYDNEAYMNTGIQRSSATPIGADTTTTPIGKESAGKPQGRKDLTDVISAHNVAYVAQTTFIGNFKDLHEKAEKAIYTEGAAFLNILAPCPRGWRYEGEDLMEMCKLAVETCYWPLFEVIDGEWKLSYRPKVKLPVEEFLKKQGRFKHLFKPQNRHIIDRIQKDVDLKWERLLKRCGEEL comes from the coding sequence ATGGCATATAATTTCAAAAAAGAAATGGAAAAACCTGAAAGACTTACTGGAGGACACAGAATGTGTGCAGGGTGTGGAGCACCAGTAGCAGTAAGAGGAGTATTAAGAGCATTAAAAGAGGAAGATGAGGCAGTAATATGCAGTGCAACAAGCTGTCTTGAAGTATCAACTTTCCTTTATCCATATACAGCATGGAAAGATTCATTTATTCACTCAGCATTTGAAAACGCAGCAGCAACAATAAGTGGAGCGCAGACTGCATACAAAGTATTAAAGAAAAAAGGTAAAATAGACGAGTCATATAAATTCATAGCTTTCGGAGGAGACGGAGGAACTTACGATATAGGATTCCAATCACTTTCTGGAGCAATGGAAAGAGGACATGACATGGTTTATGTATGTTACGATAACGAAGCATACATGAATACAGGTATCCAAAGATCATCAGCGACACCTATAGGAGCAGATACAACTACAACTCCAATAGGAAAAGAAAGCGCTGGAAAACCACAAGGAAGAAAAGATCTTACAGATGTAATATCAGCTCACAATGTAGCATATGTAGCTCAGACAACATTTATAGGAAACTTTAAAGACCTTCATGAGAAAGCAGAAAAAGCAATCTATACAGAAGGAGCAGCATTCCTAAACATATTAGCACCATGCCCAAGAGGATGGAGATATGAAGGTGAAGACCTAATGGAAATGTGTAAATTAGCAGTAGAAACTTGCTACTGGCCACTATTTGAAGTAATAGATGGAGAATGGAAATTAAGCTACAGACCAAAAGTAAAACTACCTGTAGAAGAGTTCTTAAAGAAACAAGGAAGATTCAAGCATCTATTTAAACCACAAAACAGACACATCATAGATAGAATTCAAAAAGATGTAGATTTGAAATGGGAAAGACTTCTTAAAAGATGTGGAGAAGAGCTTTAA
- a CDS encoding dicarboxylate/amino acid:cation symporter — MKKLGLLPKLILGLIAGIIIGKIGFVPLLRIMMTFNGLFGNFLQFVIPLIILGFVAPGIGDLGKKAGKLLAVTTVLAYGSTIVSGSLAFFTNSILLRKILPAGAALAEGSHPEAGLLTGYLTVDMPPIMGVMTALLMAFIIGIGIAVVEGTTLKNFMNEIQTIVEKIITNIIIPFLPLYIAGIFANMTYAGEIVKIMSVFAKVFGIIIILHFVILLIQYTIAGTLAGANPLLLIRKMLPAYFTAIGTQSSAATIPVTLNQTKENGVNEGIADFTIPLCATIHLSGSTITLVSCSMAVMMLHGMPITFSGMFGFILMLGVTMVAAPGVPGGAVMAALGLLESMLGFGPELTSLMIALYLTQDSFGTACNVTGDGAIAIMVNKVAGFNLIKRTKKETVEA, encoded by the coding sequence ATGAAAAAATTAGGATTACTACCAAAACTGATACTAGGTTTGATAGCAGGTATCATAATCGGGAAAATTGGATTTGTACCATTATTAAGAATAATGATGACATTTAATGGATTATTTGGAAACTTTTTACAATTCGTTATCCCATTGATAATCTTAGGATTCGTAGCACCAGGTATTGGAGACTTAGGTAAAAAAGCTGGGAAATTACTAGCAGTTACTACAGTTCTTGCATATGGTTCAACAATCGTATCTGGATCATTGGCATTCTTCACAAACTCTATCTTACTTAGAAAGATACTTCCAGCTGGAGCAGCTTTAGCAGAAGGAAGCCATCCAGAAGCAGGACTTTTAACTGGATATTTAACAGTTGATATGCCTCCGATCATGGGAGTAATGACTGCATTACTTATGGCATTTATCATTGGTATTGGAATTGCAGTAGTTGAAGGAACAACACTTAAAAACTTCATGAATGAAATCCAAACAATAGTTGAAAAGATAATAACTAATATTATTATTCCATTCTTACCTCTATATATAGCTGGTATCTTTGCAAATATGACTTATGCTGGAGAAATAGTAAAAATCATGTCAGTATTCGCAAAAGTATTTGGAATAATAATAATTCTTCACTTTGTTATCCTATTAATTCAATATACAATAGCTGGAACTTTAGCAGGAGCTAACCCGCTATTATTAATAAGAAAAATGCTTCCAGCATATTTCACAGCTATAGGAACTCAATCATCAGCAGCAACTATTCCAGTTACTCTTAACCAAACTAAAGAAAATGGAGTAAATGAAGGAATCGCTGACTTTACAATTCCATTATGTGCAACTATCCACTTATCAGGAAGTACAATTACTTTAGTAAGCTGTTCAATGGCAGTAATGATGTTACACGGAATGCCTATTACATTCTCAGGAATGTTTGGATTCATCCTTATGTTGGGAGTAACAATGGTAGCAGCACCAGGAGTACCAGGTGGAGCAGTAATGGCAGCACTTGGATTATTAGAAAGTATGTTAGGATTTGGTCCTGAACTTACATCTTTAATGATTGCACTTTACTTAACTCAAGATAGTTTTGGAACTGCTTGTAACGTAACAGGAGATGGAGCTATTGCTATAATGGTTAATAAAGTTGCTGGATTTAACTTAATAAAAAGAACTAAGAAAGAAACAGTAGAGGCATAA